gagacacatttaaagcagcagcagaagaagaaacgcagcctgtttgactGCCACTGTACGAGGAAAATAGCGcgttttttgaacattaaagcgtgtaaacctgctctagtcGGACCTCTAAATACAAGCATGGACCTGGAAACAGAGCGGAGCACAGGACCTTTAAGTTACTGTCATCCAGAGAGACTTCCTTTTTTGGCTGCAGTAACTGTGTCGACCAGCCCTGAAACCTGATGTTCTGCATTGTCTGTTACTTTCATTTATCAAACGACggcacacacagtcagtaaatTCCTGGTGGTAAACATACCGACGCTGCAGTAATAACTCTggaggtgtttttaaaaaggctctTCAGCTTTGGTTTCATTTCCCAGGGGGGCTAATGGAGAGATAAATATGCTGTAGGCATCATTTCCTGTAGTTAAACCCACAGCAGACCAACAGGTTAATGCACGAACGTCTTGACTTATGCTCATCACTGAGGTTGTGATGAGTAGAAAAGGACggcaggaaacacagagggtCACAGCATTAAAGGGAGCTCGGGGCTGAGAGCAGCCGTGAACCCAGAGGACCTGCTAACGATCTGTGTGATGTTAGCTAACCGTGTTATCAGCCCAGGAATAGAGCCGAGTCCTGATACAATCTGATGAAACTGGAACCGTCAGCTGCTGTCTGGCTCCGGGTCGACCAGACCAACCGCTGATTAGATTTTAAGGttttactgatcacttttcaaGCACGCCTGTGTTGTTGAGTCCATATGAGCAGCCTTAGAGCCTCAGGAGAGGCCTGAACTCCTGTGCTTTTAAATCTGGGCcacatttctacatattttggtgtctaaatgacaaagtaggtccactaaaagtgcctgttttagccactgacgggctcagattgttattctaagtgtctgacagcattttagtttaaccacaaGCAGCCGTTTGTATATCGCtctttaaacacaccagactactttcacaaaaacagtcattttgccTGGCAGAACACAGACGTTGCTGTTCCAGGAGCTGTGACTGTCTTTTTTTAGCTCAGTGCTTTGGATCTGAACTATGTCTTTAAAACCCAAAATAACACAAGAAGTCACACAAACTCACCtatttgaggcagcagtagatcagcaactcctgcgtTCGGTTGGggtaaaaatgaatgtttttctcaatggagtctggtggcttcagAGACAGTGATATGTTTCTGGGTTAAAAAAAAGGCCCAGAAACCTGAAACAACcattatatcactctcttcaaacacaccagactccattgacagaaacttattttacctcacagaacaagaCAAGTTTCATCACAATACGGTAATTTTGAGCTCCTGGTACAATAACTAAGCAATGTATTGCTGTGAAGAGGCCAAACCACctgacacagatacaggaagTGACTCTTTACTAAGCCGTCTCTGGTTAAAACGTCAGACATTGTTAAATAAACTAGTTAAGCAAGTCGGTACAGGTGAGTTGTTGGATCAAATAGTcctgcacaaaaaaaactaatggctttaaaaacataaaactgacTTTGATCtgagttagttagttaaatCTGGTGTCTCTGTAGTGAGGACTTAATCGTCCGCGGTCCCGTCAGTGaactgtctctgtctttgtgtccagCTGCTCTGCAGGCCCTGAAGAGGAAAAAGCGGTACGAGCAGCAGCTGACTCAGATCGACGGGACGTTGTCCACCCTCGAGTTCCAGAGGGAGGCGCTAGAGAACGCCAACACCAACACGGAAGTGCTGAAGAACATGGGCTTCGCAGCCGAGGCCATGAAGGCTGCACACCAGAACATGTAAGAGACACGTAGAGACAAATCACAGGTTCAGTATCTCTGCAGGACAAGAGCTGACtttaaacccaccagactccattcacaaaaacatcaatTATACCTAGAAGAGCGCAGGCAGTGATAATCTAACGCTGCCTTGCTCGgttggtttatttgtgttactgtgtcagtttggtgctttaaatgtttagtgtggatctgaactaatgtgtgtgttcattgattgaggctgcagctgctcagTGAACTGTTGTGTTCTGCAGggaaaaaattcaaattttatcagtggagtctggtggctttgtagTGAGAGAAGATAACAGCTTCAGTTTCCCCTCTGAAAGTCTTTCTGACGGTGATGTAATGAGgtggaaatattctaaatatggtgctcacttttttttaaaatactgacAGTATGAAAATAATCTGAACAACCCTTAATCTTTCGTTATTAGCTCGTAATCTGTTCTTTTCTGatctcagctgtttgttttcatcccTTGTTGTCCTTTAGCCAAAAGATCAAATAATCTGAACAGTCCATCGTTGGTTTATGTTACATGTTTCACACAcgtcatctgtctgtctgtctgcctgtctgtcctcctctttcacaGGGACATCGACAAAGTGGACGATCTGATGGCAgaaatcacagagcagcaggaagtggCTCAGGAGATCTCAGATGTCATTTCCAGACCGATCGGTTTCGGACAGGAGTTCGACGAGGTGAGAAGCAaacagacggggggggggggggactgtttTTCCATCTGTGCTCACtacaaacccaccagactccattcacaaaaacatagATTTTACCCAGCCGAACACACAGGAGGTGCTCGTCTAacgctgcctcgatcagttagggtacttgtcttattgtgtgactttggtgtttttaaatgattagttcAGATTTTAACTAATGTTTTAGCTCATTGACTGAGGCAGCGGCACAGCAAACCCCCGTGTTCTGCAAGGTTAAATTACACGTTTTTCCACTGGAGCCTGGTGGCTTTTGCTGGTAGCTTTCTAGAGCTCAGGAACCAAATCTGTGGACTTAAAACCGGGATCTGAATGTAGCTCTGGTCTGCTGTGGGAGTAACGGCACCATCTAAACACCTGAGATGTGACTATCTCTGTCTCCTTGCAGGATGAGCTCATGGCTGAGCTTGAGGAGCTGGAACAGGAAGAGTTGGACAAAAATCTTCTGGAAGTTGAAGGAACGGAGGACGTCCCTCTGCCCAGCGTCCCGGCTACATCACTGCCATCTCAACCAGGTAGGACACGTCCCGTCTGTCGAACTTTTTGGCAGATTGATGCCATTAGTGGTACGCCGGATAAACTATtggcacttcctgtttgatATGCAGACGGACATCACTGTAAgactttgatactgaagaaaacttaaaaatgtgaaaattctcaggcaagttctgaaCTTAAATTGGTGATTTAAATATTATCTCCAGCTTCAACATGTAGCTCACTTTCAGTCCCCACTGCTAGAAGTACATGAAGAAAGGAGAAACGCCAGCCAGCGTTTTGTCACTTGTGAATTCACAGAATTATGATTCAGGCtttaaatgttctcttttttctgtttctgttctcctcTGGCAGccaagaagaaggaggaagaagacgaaGACGACATGGCGGACCTCGAGGCCTGGGCGGCTAACTAAGATAGCTTGTCCTGCTAGTTAGCCGGCGCCCCCCTCCTGTCTGCGTCTGAGCTGCTGGTCCCAGACGTCTGGGGGAGGGACAGGGACTCTGGGCTGCTGAGCCGGCTGCTGGCACGCTGCCCCCTCCTAAAGCCTCGGTTCTAATATCTAAAGTATGCACTCGTGCAAATATCCACTGACTTCAAACGAGGCTTTTCTGCTCCGATTAATGTTCCAGTAAGAATCTCTCTGCTGCGGCTGCACACTCTTCTGTTTCTAAAGGCCGTCGAGCGAATGTCCTGCCTTCTGCTGCTCGTGCTTACGTGTATCCAGGTTCTCTCTGCGAGGAAAAAGAGCGCATGAAGCGTGCAAGTGCATGTTTCAAAGGGAGAGCGATCCATCGGCACATCGGCACATCGATTAAGTCGGACTCTCGCTGAAATACTGCTGTTAAACTACAGAAGGACGACGTGttacagcagagaaacatccCTCCGTCAGCCATATCTCATGTAAAAATCtattctgggaaaaaaaagaatgtttttcCATAAGTGAAAATTAGCTTTTACCTTTCTTTATCAGTTCTGGAGTCAGACTTTACTTTTTCTAACGCACTTCTGAAAATCCAACCCTGTCTGAAATtaaagatggtgtgtgtgagtgtgtgaagtcTTTTCAGCCTTTTGACACAGTGACCTCATatctgtgtatatatactgtatatatatgagtgtgtctatatatacagtaaatatacaataataatatacacAATCCAACAGATGCTCTTTAAATAGAGTAAATGAAACAGGgagtattgttttgttttgcccagTCCGCACATTTGCAGACAAACTAAAGAAATCAGTTTGACATGGCACTCAGACGCCTCCTCTGTCCTCCGACTGTCCAGAGAGAGGTCCTTCATGTGGCAGCCATGTTGCCCTGTGACTTTATCTGAATAAAGTTTTGATTGGATACAAGCTTGTCCACCGTTGCATCTCTTCATGCAGGCACCAAGTATTCAGGCTGCTAGAAACATCGCTCtctttaaacacaccagactccattgacaaaaacagtaattttacctctaCGGCTGCTGTGAtctggttagttagttagtgttattgtgtgttacacaaatattgtgttgggtctgaactgaccctttaaaacaccaaagtcactcaataacacaaacaaactaaccgatcgaggcagcagctacaccagcagctcctgtgtcctgttctctaaaatccctgttttagtgaatgtagtctggtgtgtgtgctgtttgtggttaaaccaaaaggatcttccaggtctctctctgtagggatcctttccatgatgctgtcacacacttagaataacactctgagcctgtcagtggatcaaacaggAACTTGAAGTGGACGTATGTTATGTAAGGTTCAACAGAACAGATCTGCTCAGAGGGAAGTGAAAACGCGTCGACCTGCTCTGTTTCACACAAGcttctgacctttgacctcgtGCTGCTGACCAAGGCATTAAAGTTGTAAACTGCAGacttaaacatgttttatcttCAATAGtgaaactgtttgttttatgtgtaaCTTTCGGAGTAAACtcacttttttattgttaaattcTAGTTCAGTTTTAATGGTCCAACTCTGCGGTGGCCCCTTTGGGTCACACCAGCAGTCGACTTACTGACTGTATCATAATCTACTTAAGCAATAAAGGAATGAATTAATAATCCTACTGTAAAAATAATCCCACTTAGAagaaatctgtgtgtttttgttaaaatcTGAACAAAGAGCTGCAGTGATTTGGTGGCAGAGGAATGTGGTCTGAAGCGGTCCGCTGTGGTCGACATCGAGACCCCCGGCTCTTAAATTAGCGGCAGGATCGTGTTTCTACCAGAGGGCCGAGTTTCTCCTCCAGACTTTGCCTCCTTCCCTCCAGGATATCTGGGTTCATGGTGCCGACATCATTAACGCCTGAACCGCGCtgcacatattttattttcttcctcagtAATTTTCAGATGAATCAAACctgctctgcatgtttgtgtgtgtgtggagagaaaatAACCAAAAGACAAGTAATGAGGAGTTTTAATGTTAAAGCAGAACAGTTTATTTACAGAGTTCAGAAAAAGAGTCTAACGAGTCTTAATAATTTTAGTTTAGTCTCCGCAGGAAGTGCTGCTGGTTGGTCTAATGCTGCTTTGATCAGTCAGCttgtttgtgatattgtgtgactttggtgctttaaagggcTAGTTCAGACATGTTAGTTCTTTGATTGAGGCTGTCGCAGCACAGCAAGCTCCTCCAATGGCTGTGAGGCCAGGTTACATATGTTATAAATCATGTTAGATGTTATGAATCATGTTACATATGTTATGAATCATGTTAGATGTTATGAATCATGTTACATATGTTATGAATCATGTTTCTTATGTTATAAATCATGTTACATGTGTTATAGATCATGTTACATGTGTTATAAATCATATTTCATGTTATAAATCATGTTACATGTGTTGTAAATCATGTTACATGTGTTATAGATCATGTTACATGTATTATAAATCATATTTCATGTTATAAATCATGTGACATGTGTTATAAATCATGTTACATGTGTTATAAATCATATTACATGTGTTATAGATCATGTGACATGTGTTGTAAATCATGTTACATGTGTTGTAAATCATGTTACGTGTTATAAATCATATTTCATGTTATAAATCATGTGACATGTGTTATAAATCATGTTACATGTGTTGTAAATCATGTTACATGTGTTATAGATCATGTTACATGTGTTATAAATCATATTTCATGTTATAAATCATGTTACATGTATTATAGATCATGTTACATGTGTTATAAATCATATTTCATGTTATAAATCATGTTACATGTGTTATAGATCATGTTACATGTGTTATAAATCATATTTCATGTTATAAATCATGTTACATGTGTTATAGATCATGTTACATGTGTTATAGATCATGTTACATGTGTTATAAATCATGTTACATGTGTTATAGATCATGTTACATGTGTTATAGATCATGTTACATGTGATCTGCTCTGTCAGGTATGATGCCCAGTGTCACACTACAGAGACCAGATTTAACCTGTTCCTGTTGCACCTACACCAAACAGCCACGCCCACACCTCACCTCAACTTCTCATTGGCTGGCCCCCCCACACCACCCGCCATCCAATCAAAAGGCTCAGGCGCGGGgcgggagcagcagcagccaatagGAAGGCCGGACCGTCCCGGGGCTGAGCCGCCCTGCGGGGTAAAGCGGTTTGAATGTGGCTGCGAGGATAAAAAGCGAGCCGTCATGTttgtgtccctccctctctgcctctgtccgTCGGCCAGGCTGCACTCATCCTCCCCGGAACGAAGCGCCAGAAAGCCGCCATGTCCGAGAAACTCCCCTTCAAAGTGGGTCAGTGCCGACATGTTTCAGTTTGTCCACAgttagctaacagctagcatgATGCTAACTCCATGGAAACCATCATGTCGGCTGGCGGCTCTGCTAGCAGACGGGTTTAGCATCAGAGCTAATCATTAAGCCTCAGAGCTAATCATTTAGCATTAGAGCTAATCATTTAGCATTAGAGCTAATCATGCAGCGGAGTAAAAGTAGGGGGATAAATCAGGCTGGTTTGGGGCTCGTTCCGGGGCTTAAAGGAGCTCTTTCCCGGCTTCATTcctgctaacattagcttgctAACATGCGGTAAATTATACGAAATTGTTACTGTTACTTAGCTCAATGTTTAGCATGTTTACACCGTCATTTTAAGCCGTTACTCTCAGATTTACACATGCCGCAGGTCGGTGAAATGCGACGATGAACCGACATGTAACAGTCATATTAGCGCCGAACATGAGCTCCTGCTGGACGGAGAAGACCTCCGTAGCCTCTGGGTGTTGTAGTTTCTTAGCAGAGCCGCGGCCGTCACGCTCCTCGTCTCGGGCTGTGTTTGTAAACTACAACTCCCGCGATGCCATGCGCCCTGCCGCCCGTTCCTGCATGAGTGACAGGAGCAGGCAGAGGCAGATCTGCATGAAGCTCTCACATACCGTAGTAATGCAGGACTACACGTGGTGCTCCAGTGCAGCAGCTCCCTGAGCCACGATTAAATGtccaaataaatgcatttataacTAAATTCTGTTTGGCTCCGGCATCGTATGAGGGGTAAATATTAAAGTAGGTTTACAGGGGGACATTTACTCTAATATTGTCCAAAtatgaggtacttgtactttgagTATAACTATTTTCATCCAACTTTATGCTCCACTACATGCATCTTGCAGCTTTAGATACTGTGAAGTGTAAATAactatttattaatattaataaatcaaaattgGCTCCACATTCTCCATCTGCAGCAGTTATTATAACCTGATAATAGGGTCTCCTGTATTATCAGGGTTCGTGCAGAGTTGTGAAACTTCATTTTAACAGTCAGATTTTAGGAATATGCTTAAATTCAAATGTACtatttggaaaaaaagatgGTTGATTTTTAACATAGTCTGGTATTTCAACTAAATCACTCATGCAAACCAAAGAtctgttaatatttaaaatgaaatgatactGTGTGATGATAATACAGTGATAGGTATGGAAGTTTTTGGTTTGtgtaccttgaaagtgcttaAATGTTCCTGTTAAAACGTTGTATGCACCCGTGTTATGTTGAAAAGGGCCGTTCTGAATGAGTACTTTTGGtattttaagtatattttgatgctcaTACTTGTCGTACTCTTGCTTGagtaacattttaaacaggAGGCGTCTGGTTTTGTCTGAGAAAATATCGCTCTGTGAAGCAGCTGCTATTAGAAGAAGTTTCACAACGTCGCGTTAAAGGATAACAACCCCAGGCTGAAGTCCACAGTCCACCTCGGGGACCGCATCCATCCAGTCCTGAAGACACGTTCATTCATttacccctgtgtgtgtgtgtgtgtgtgagcctcaCCTCTTACACACAACCGATCAATGCAGTGTTGCACTGGggtgtatttgtttttgataAAGTCCCCACTGCTGCAGTATCTTAATGATCAGATAATAGACAACAAGGGGAACGTTTTTTATTCTGGACAGTAAAAAACAGGCCTGTGTTCCTTTGATACCAAATATTATTAGAcatgtttttaataaaagaataatcaCTACCTGACtgaataattagttttttagATAAAGACATGGTAGGAATCAGGGAGCCTCATTGATTTGACTATGTGATTTACCACAGCTTTAATGTGCTGGAAAAAACTTAAGATGTAGTTTGACTTTGGAAAAGCTGTAGTGGTAAATTACTGAAGGTGAACGGAGCAGATAGTTTTAGGTTGTACACACAGGTCTGGTTTACGTCTTGCACTCATACCTGTGACCATAAACTAGCATGAATAATCAATAACGTGCCTTTGGCCGGCGTGTAGCTGATGAGACTTGAACCCCAGGACCTGCTGGTACTGGACCCTGCTGAGCTCAGTGATTCAGGTTCATCCTGTCTGATGATAGCGGTGAACTCGGTGGGCTTTTACCTCCGCCACTACTCTGACCTCGGTGTGAACCGGTTTCTAATCCCCTCTGTGGCCGGTCACGCAGCCCAGGGCCGGTTCAGTGCAGTCAGCCCGACTGTTTGCACAGTCAGTGTCCCCGTGTGCCGCGAGGTGAAATTACCAGGCAAAGCATGCTTTCTACTCACCTGCAAGGATAAAGTCAGTCTGTACCAGTTTACGTGCTGAAAGGGGAACCAGGGCACTATTTTTACACATcgctctcttcacagccaccagacttcattgaaaaaaatggtaattttagcTTGCAGAAGACGGGGCTTTGTGACgcacaaacaagctaactgatcAAAGTAATGTGACGTCACATCTGCTTCAAAACACAGAGTGAGAATATTTTCAGTAACAGACTGAGATCTGATACGACCTGCAAACTCTGGATCGTGATGCAGAAAAGAAACGGCATCCTTTACAGTTCATACTCTTGTATGGTGAAGTGATTTTACTGCCCCTTGAGGCGTTGCAGCCCAACTGTCAGTGTTGCAGCTGTGTCACAGGGCGGCAGAGAGCGAGCGGTGGTAGTCTGCACTGAGACTCTACAACACAGAGGACTCAGAGTGATTCTCTCCACCGACACTTTAACACTCAGTGTAGCTGTAAGAGCATCAAGTGCTTGGATATTTAAACCttaaagatgaaacacaaacagccgttgtatcgctctcttcaaagaaaccagactccattgacaaaaacgacACTTTTAGAACACAGGGGTT
This region of Pempheris klunzingeri isolate RE-2024b chromosome 2, fPemKlu1.hap1, whole genome shotgun sequence genomic DNA includes:
- the LOC139210676 gene encoding charged multivesicular body protein 4b-like isoform X2, with product MSLFGKLFGSGGKGGKGPTPQEAVQRLRETEDMLAKKQEFLEKKIEQELMTAKKNGTKNKRAALQALKRKKRYEQQLTQIDGTLSTLEFQREALENANTNTEVLKNMGFAAEAMKAAHQNMDIDKVDDLMAEITEQQEVAQEISDVISRPIGFGQEFDEDELMAELEELEQEELDKNLLEVEGTEDVPLPSVPATSLPSQPGRTRPKEEEDEDDMADLEAWAAN
- the LOC139210676 gene encoding charged multivesicular body protein 4b-like isoform X1, with the translated sequence MSLFGKLFGSGGKGGKGPTPQEAVQRLRETEDMLAKKQEFLEKKIEQELMTAKKNGTKNKRAALQALKRKKRYEQQLTQIDGTLSTLEFQREALENANTNTEVLKNMGFAAEAMKAAHQNMDIDKVDDLMAEITEQQEVAQEISDVISRPIGFGQEFDEDELMAELEELEQEELDKNLLEVEGTEDVPLPSVPATSLPSQPGRTPKKKEEEDEDDMADLEAWAAN
- the LOC139210676 gene encoding charged multivesicular body protein 4b-like isoform X3, coding for MSLFGKLFGSGGKGGKGPTPQEAVQRLRETEDMLAKKQEFLEKKIEQELMTAKKNGTKNKRAALQALKRKKRYEQQLTQIDGTLSTLEFQREALENANTNTEVLKNMGFAAEAMKAAHQNMDIDKVDDLMAEITEQQEVAQEISDVISRPIGFGQEFDEDELMAELEELEQEELDKNLLEVEGTEDVPLPSVPATSLPSQPAKKKEEEDEDDMADLEAWAAN